AGGCGGGCGCGGCGGGCCGGGTCCGGTGCCGGGGCAGCACCCGCCGGGGCGGCCTGGTCAGCGTGATCTGCCGGACCAGCTGCTGGAAGCAGACCAGCGTCGCGAAGCTCGGCAGCGCGGCGGCCGCCCGGTCCAGGATGTTGTCCGGCGCCTCGGCGACGCACAGGGCCATCGCGATCGACGAGAAGAGCAGCACCACGCACCAGGAGTGCAGGGCCCGGCGCTGGTGCAGGGCGGCGCGCAGGATGGACAGCGACCCGACCAGCCAGGGACCGAACACCAGCAGCGGCCACCAGGAGACCGCGCCGCTCACGGTGTGCCCCGTCGCGACGAAGCGCAGCGGGTCGTAGGCGACCAGCCCGCCGAAGACGCTCACCGCCGACGCGACGACGCACGCCATCGCGGCGATGCAGTAGCTGGCGGTCCGGATCTTGTCCAGGCGGCGCCGCTCCCGGACCTTGCGATGACCCCGGGCCGCCCGGGCCGCGGTTCTCACGGGTGGCAGCTCCGCTGTGATCTCCACGAGGGCGTCGCGGTGGGACACCGGGTCCGCGGGCTCACCGGTGCGGGCGGCCGGGATCCTCGGCTGCTCCTCGATGGCGTCCCGCAGCATGAACGCCAGTTCCTCCGCGGGGTCCCAGCCCGAGTCCGGCGGGGTCAGCGGCGGGTAGAGCACCCCGTCCTGCGCCTGGTACAGGGTGCCGTCGCCCTCGTAGCCGCCGTCCGGATAATCGGTGGGGAAACCCTGGTATTGCCCTGTTCGCTCGTCATACATGACGCGAGTCGCTCATTCCTTCACGAAGGGCGGGGTTTCAGATCTCCACCTCCACCCATCGTCTGGAAAGATCACTTTCCAGGCCGCTCATGACGTCCATGAATTCCTGGAGGATCTCCTCGGTCACCTCGAGCGTGACCGGCAGACCGCCCCGCATCAGAATCCCGTTGTACGCGCCTCCGGTGGCCGGCGCGGGGATGTAGGTGAAGGAGCCCAGCCGGGTCGATCGCCTTCTGGAGGGAGGGGACTGGTCCCGGACGGAATCGATCACTTGACCCTCGGTTGCCCTCGTCATATTCCCACTAACGGCGTCTTGCGGTGACGGATGCGCGGCGAACGAGTGAAGGGATTAGCCGGACAAGCACCTTGTTCAGGTATCGGTCGGACGTATATGCAGCCGTATGAAGAATGAAAAGCGGCCGGGACCTCAGTTCACGGTGAAGTAGTAGTCGTAGGAGGCGAGTTCGGCGCCCGAGCGGGTCGTCGCGCGGACCGTGAGGTAGGAGAAGCCGTCCGCCGACGGCGTCCAGCTCACACGGGCGCGGTGGTGGGCGCCCGCCGGGACGGTGACCTCGGGGTCCCCGTCGAAGGAGTACGTGTAGCTCGCCACGCCCTTCACCTTCGGCGCGAACGTGAAGGTGCCCGGGACGCCCGTGCCGCCGCCCGAGCCGTTCTCGGGGTAGACGTCCGAGGTCACGGTGGGCGTGGTGTCGTAGCCGATGCTCCACGAGGCCGCGTCGCTGACCCAGCCGTCCGCACTCCTGCTGGTCACCCGGAGGGACTCGCCGTAGGTGCCGTCCAGGGCCAGCCGCACCTTCGCCGTGCCGTCGGCCGCGGCCGTGACGTCGACGGTCCTGTCGTCCTGGCCGCCGACGGTCTGCACGGAGTAGGCGACGACCGGGCTCACCGACTGCAGGGCCGGGTCGGGCCTGAGCGTGAACCCGGTCGGCCGGCCGAACTCGGGCGACGGCACGGCCGGGGTCACGGTGGGCGCCGTGGAACTGACGCGGAAGGTGTAGTCGGTGCTCGGCGAGCCGTTGTAGGCCCGGTCGAGACTGCGCACCGTCAGGGTCATCGGACCGGCGCCGCTCGGCGGGAGCAGGTCCAGCGTGGCCGGACCGCCGAGGCGGTCGGCGCGGACGAAGTACCGCGCGTCGTCGTACGGGTCGACGGGCTGCGGAACGCCGTGGTCGCCGATGTTCGTGCCGATGACCGGCAGGTCCCGGTGCCAGGTGAACTCGTACCCGGTG
Above is a genomic segment from Streptomyces collinus Tu 365 containing:
- a CDS encoding DUF2637 domain-containing protein, which translates into the protein MYDERTGQYQGFPTDYPDGGYEGDGTLYQAQDGVLYPPLTPPDSGWDPAEELAFMLRDAIEEQPRIPAARTGEPADPVSHRDALVEITAELPPVRTAARAARGHRKVRERRRLDKIRTASYCIAAMACVVASAVSVFGGLVAYDPLRFVATGHTVSGAVSWWPLLVFGPWLVGSLSILRAALHQRRALHSWCVVLLFSSIAMALCVAEAPDNILDRAAAALPSFATLVCFQQLVRQITLTRPPRRVLPRHRTRPAAPASGGGPVRQRTPRDRTPPASGGSATGRGQGRPAR